A DNA window from Enterobacter cloacae subsp. cloacae ATCC 13047 contains the following coding sequences:
- the dppA gene encoding dipeptide ABC transporter periplasmic-binding protein DppA has translation MSISLKKSGMLKLGLSLVAMTVAASVQAKTLVYCSEGSPEGFNPQLFTSGTTYDASSVPIYNRLVEFKTGTTEVIPGLAEKWDVSEDGKTYTFHLRQGVKWQDSKEFKPTRDFNADDVVFSFDRQKNAQNPYHKVSGGSYEYFEGMGLPDLIAEVKKVDDKTVQFVLTRPEAPFLADLAMDFASILSKEYADNMLKAGTPEKVDLNPIGTGPFQLLQYQKDSRILYKAFPGYWGTKPQIDRLVFSITPDASVRYAKLQKNECQVMPYPNPADIARMKQDKNINLMEQAGLNVGYLSFNTEKKPFDDVKVRQALTYAVNKEAIIKAVYQGAGVAAKNLIPPTMWGYNDDVKDYTYDPEKAKALLKEAGQDKGFTVELWAMPVQRPYNPNARRMAEMVQADWAKIGVQAKIVTYEWGEYLKRAKAGEHQAVMMGWTGDNGDPDNFFATLFSCAAAKDGSNYSRWCYKPFEDLIQPARATDDHNKRIELYKQAQVVMHDQAPALIVAHSTVYEPVRKEVKGYVVDPLGKHHFENVSVE, from the coding sequence ATGAGTATTTCCTTGAAGAAGTCAGGGATGCTGAAGCTTGGTCTGAGCCTGGTGGCTATGACCGTGGCAGCAAGCGTACAGGCAAAAACCCTGGTTTACTGTTCTGAAGGCTCGCCGGAAGGCTTTAACCCACAGCTCTTTACCTCTGGTACGACTTACGACGCAAGCTCTGTGCCGATCTATAACCGTCTGGTTGAATTCAAAACCGGCACCACGGAAGTGATTCCTGGCCTGGCGGAGAAGTGGGACGTCAGCGAAGACGGTAAAACCTATACCTTCCACCTGCGCCAGGGCGTGAAGTGGCAGGACAGCAAAGAATTCAAACCAACGCGCGACTTCAACGCCGATGACGTTGTGTTCTCCTTCGATCGTCAGAAAAACGCTCAGAACCCGTACCACAAAGTGTCCGGCGGCAGCTATGAGTACTTCGAAGGGATGGGTCTGCCAGACCTGATCGCTGAAGTGAAAAAAGTGGACGATAAAACCGTTCAGTTCGTGCTGACTCGCCCGGAAGCGCCATTCCTGGCAGACCTGGCCATGGACTTCGCCTCTATCCTCTCTAAAGAGTACGCGGACAACATGCTGAAAGCCGGCACGCCGGAAAAAGTGGACCTGAACCCAATCGGTACCGGTCCGTTCCAGCTGCTGCAGTACCAGAAAGACTCCCGTATTCTGTACAAAGCGTTCCCGGGCTACTGGGGTACCAAACCACAGATCGACCGTCTGGTCTTCTCCATCACGCCTGACGCGTCTGTGCGTTACGCAAAACTGCAGAAAAACGAATGCCAGGTTATGCCCTACCCGAACCCGGCTGATATCGCCCGCATGAAGCAGGACAAGAATATCAACCTGATGGAGCAGGCTGGCCTGAACGTGGGCTATCTCTCCTTCAACACCGAGAAGAAACCGTTTGATGACGTGAAAGTGCGTCAGGCGCTGACTTATGCGGTGAACAAAGAAGCGATCATCAAGGCCGTTTACCAGGGCGCTGGCGTTGCGGCTAAAAACCTGATCCCGCCAACCATGTGGGGCTATAACGATGACGTTAAAGACTACACCTACGACCCAGAGAAAGCGAAAGCGCTGCTGAAGGAAGCAGGGCAGGATAAAGGCTTTACCGTTGAACTGTGGGCGATGCCGGTACAGCGTCCGTACAACCCGAACGCACGCCGTATGGCTGAAATGGTTCAGGCTGACTGGGCGAAAATCGGCGTTCAGGCCAAGATTGTTACCTACGAGTGGGGCGAGTATCTGAAGCGCGCCAAAGCGGGTGAGCATCAGGCAGTGATGATGGGCTGGACCGGTGACAACGGGGATCCGGACAACTTCTTCGCCACCCTCTTCAGCTGTGCGGCGGCAAAAGACGGCTCTAACTACTCTCGCTGGTGTTACAAGCCGTTTGAAGACCTGATCCAGCCGGCACGTGCCACCGACGATCACAACAAACGTATTGAACTCTACAAGCAGGCACAGGTTGTTATGCACGATCAGGCTCCGGCTCTGATTGTTGCTCACTCCACCGTGTACGAGCCAGTGCGCAAAGAAGTGAAAGGCTACGTGGTTGATCCGCTGGGCAAACACCACTTCGAAAACGTATCTGTTGAATAA